The proteins below come from a single Zea mays cultivar B73 chromosome 8, Zm-B73-REFERENCE-NAM-5.0, whole genome shotgun sequence genomic window:
- the LOC100275754 gene encoding uncharacterized protein yields METMAARYGGGEIRDLQSKQEAPGGCGSYFQMPLHYPRHSREDYEAMPEWQLDRLLSEYGLPVAGTVHQKRTFAIGTFLWGAGGIIH; encoded by the coding sequence ATGGAGACGATGGCGGCGAGGTACGGCGGCGGGGAGATCAGGGACCTGCAGAGCAAGCAGGAGGCGCCGGGCGGGTGCGGGAGCTACTTCCAGATGCCGCTGCACTACCCGAGGCACAGCCGGGAGGACTACGAGGCCATGCCCGAGTGGCAGCTCGACCGCCTCCTCTCCGAGTATGGCCTGCCCGTCGCCGGCACAGTCCACCAGAAGCGCACCTTCGCCATAGGCACCTTCCTCTGGGGCGCCGGCGGCATTATCCACTGA